A single region of the Sorghum bicolor cultivar BTx623 chromosome 9, Sorghum_bicolor_NCBIv3, whole genome shotgun sequence genome encodes:
- the LOC8066556 gene encoding leucine-rich repeat receptor-like protein kinase PXL1 produces MALPLPPPLFFLLLGMLMLASRAPAQQPATLHERDAAALRDLRASLRDLPGSRFFDSWDDTRSPCAYAGVVCAPDDADDTSSSSSSSTVLRVSVLTLGTGLADSPGLTGTLPDSLSTLAALTDLVLYPGRVTGPIPSGLGAGLRRLRLLSLAGNQLTGAVPASLAGLPDLHTLDLGGNRLDGAVPAGLLLPDSPSLKVLILANNGGISGEIPDGFASSGLFHVDLARNALAGGLPPLPATLRYFSVAGNAMQGTLDGAFGGGGDGGSASASPPPPLPADLAFLDLSMNNFSGPIPSSVFGLPSLSSLLLSRNNFTGALSVPAPPSLEWAVVDVSHNGISGEVPEALAAAGSLYVNNNRLSGEVPAAVARSVLAGRMTTLYAQHNFLTGFPVPPEAPLPDSAALCLSYNCMDLPSASAADGCPTIGGPLEARPAEQCRSTTSNGGGGDG; encoded by the coding sequence ATGGCGCTGCCTCTGCCACCCCCCTTGTTCTTCCTCCTCCTGGGAATGCTCATGCTCGCCTCCCGGGCACCGGCGCAGCAGCCGGCCACGCTGCACGAGcgcgacgcggcggcgctgcgtgaCCTCCGGGCCAGCCTGCGCGACCTCCCGGGCTCCCGCTTCTTCGACTCCTGGGACGACACCCGGAGCCCCTGCGCGTACGCCGGCGTCGTctgcgcgcccgacgacgccgacgacacctcctcctcctcctcctccagtaCCGTCCTCCGCGTGTCCGTGCTCACCCTGGGCACGGGGCTCGCCGACTCCCCGGGTCTAACCGGCACACTCCCGGACTCCCTCTCCACGCTCGCCGCGCTCACGGACCTCGTCCTATACCCAGGCCGCGTGACGGGTCCCATCCCGTCGGGCCTCGGCGCGGGtctccgccgcctccgcctcctctcGCTGGCGGGCAACCAGCTGACGGGCGCCGTGCCGGCCTCCCTCGCGGGGCTACCGGACCTCCACACGCTCGACCTCGGCGGGAACCGCCTCGACGGCGCCGTCCCCGCCGGACTGCTCCTTCCCGACTCGCCTAGCCTCAAGGTGCTCATCCTCGCCAACAACGGCGGGATCTCCGGGGAGATTCCCGACGGGTTCGCGAGCTCCGGGCTCTTCCACGTCGACCTCGCGAGGAACGCGCTCGCGGGGGGATTACCGCCGTTGCCGGCCACGTTACGGTACTTCTCCGTCGCTGGCAACGCAATGCAGGGCACCCTCGACGGCGCCTTTGGCGGCGGTGGTGACGGCGGTTCTGCTTCTGCCAGTCCACCGCCACCCCTACCCGCCGACCTGGCGTTCTTGGACCTGTCCATGAACAACTTCTCGGGCCCCATCCCGTCGTCGGTGTTCGGTCTCCCGAGCCTGTCGTCGCTGCTCCTGTCGCGGAACAACTTCACGGGCGCGCTGTCCGTGCCGGCGCCGCCGTCATTGGAGTGGGCGGTGGTGGACGTGAGCCACAACGGCATCTCGGGCGAGGTCCCGGaggcgctggcggcggcggggagccTGTACGTGAACAACAACCGGCTGTCCGGGGAGGtgccggcggcggtggcgcgcaGCGTGCTGGCGGGGCGGATGACCACGCTGTACGCGCAGCACAACTTCCTGACGGGGTTCCCCGTGCCGCCCGAAGCGCCGCTGCCGGACTCCGCCGCGCTCTGCCTCTCCTACAACTGCATGGACCTGCCGTCGGCGTCGGCAGCCGACGGATGTCCCACCATCGGTGGCCCACTCGAGGCCAGGCCCGCCGAGCAGTGCCGGAGCACCACCAGCAACGGAGGAGGCGGCGACGGCTGA
- the LOC8065315 gene encoding pentatricopeptide repeat-containing protein At2g15690 produces the protein MAATAAIHLRPLRSVAVSSARSRSLLHLLARPLSSSQSGSSYAYRPFPSQAAAPAAAPNHVHHPPHHHQQEHWVPPRNPPPPGPPPQWSSQGHPPPPPRGYGPPPPQHQHVPPPPPRGYGPPPPGQHMPPPPPRGYGPPPPGQHMPPPPPPPPHGHGPPPPGQHVPPPPPHGHGPPLPGQHMPPPHGHGPPPPGQHMPPPPPRHHGPPPPGQHVPPPPPPHGHGPPPPGQHVPPPPPPHGHGPPPPGQHVPPPRGHGPPPPHQQAPPPPPPPEPVAGPGELMGLCREGRVKDAVELLAKGAHADPPAFYELAAACSNPKLLEELRKVHDFFLRSPFRSDLRVNNKLLEMYAKCAAMPHARRTFDNMPDRDMDSWHIMIDGYSVNGLGDEALRLFELMKECMAPTSQTYLLVLNACANSEAIEEALLYFDAMSRDHGIEPGVEHYVGIIEVLGKSGHLNEALEFIEKLPFEPNAMVWESLLNLAQMNGDIDLEDRAEELLVSLDPSKANPKKLPTPPPKRRLGINMLDGRNKLVEYRLPPKIEKKVVNEQRYVPDTRYVLHDIDQEAKEQALLYHSERLAIAYGLISTPARTPLRIIKNLRICGDCHNAIKIMSRIVGRELIVRDNKRFHHFKDGKCSCGDYW, from the coding sequence atggccgccaccgccgccatccACCTGCGCCCGCTCCGCTCCGTCGCCGTCTCCTCCGCGAGGTCCCGCTCGCTCCTCCACCTCCTCGCCCGCCCCCTCTCTTCTTCCCAATCGGGATCGTCCTACGCCTACCGCCCTTTCCCTTCCCAGgccgccgcccccgccgccgcccccaACCACGTCCACCACCctccccaccaccaccagcaggagcactgggtgccgccgaggaaccCGCCTCCCCCGGGGCCCCCTCCACAGTGGTCCTCGCAGGGAcatccgcctccgccgccccgCGGCTATGGGCCTCCACCGCCGCAGCACCAGCATGTGCCGCCTCCGCCACCACGCGGCTACGGACCTCCACCACCAGGACAGCATATGCCGCCCCCGCCGCCACGCGGATACGGGCCTCCACCACCGGGACAGCAtatgccgccgcctccgcctccgccgccacaTGGTCACGGGCCTCCACCACCGGGCCAGCACGTGCCGCCTCCACCGCCGCACGGCCACGGGCCTCCACTACCGGGCCAGCATATGCCGCCGCCACACGGCCACGGGCCTCCACCACCAGGACAGCACatgccgcctccgccgccacgCCACCACGGACCTCCGCCACCGGGACAGCatgtgccgccgccgccaccaccacacgGCCACGGACCTCCGCCACCGGGACAGCATGTGCCACCGCCTCCGCCACCACACGGCCACGGACCTCCGCCACCGGGACAGCATGTGCCGCCTCCACGCGGCCACGGGCCTCCACCCCCGCACCAGCaggcaccacctccaccgccgcctCCTGAACCTGTGGCAGGTCCCGGGGAGCTGATGGGACTGTGCCGGGAGGGGCGGGTGAAGGACGCCGTGGAGCTTCTGGCCAAGGGTGCCCACGCTGACCCGCCCGCGTTCTACGAGCTCGCGGCAGCCTGCTCCAACCCTAAGCTGCTGGAGGAGCTCAGGAAGGTGCACGACTTCTTCCTCCGCTCGCCCTTCCGCAGCGACCTCCGGGTGAACAACAAGCTGCTCGAGATGTATGCCAAGTGTGCAGCCATGCCCCATGCCCGCAGGACGTTCGACAATATGCCTGACCGTGACATGGACTCGTGGCACATCATGATCGACGGCTACTCGGTCAATGGGCTTGGGGACGAGGCCCTGCGGCTGTTCGAGCTGATGAAGGAGTGTATGGCACCCACAAGTCAGACCTACCTGCTTGTGCTCAATGCTTGTGCCAACTCGGAGGCCATCGAGGAGGCACTCCTTTACTTTGATGCCATGTCCAGGGACCATGGCATTGAGCCTGGTGTGGAGCACTATGTTGGGATCATTGAGGTCTTGGGGAAGTCAGGGCATCTCAATGAGGCTCTGGAGTTCATTGAGAAGCTGCCTTTCGAGCCCAATGCCATGGTGTGGGAGTCACTCTTGAACCTGGCCCAGATGAATGGAGACATTGATCTTGAGGACCGAGCAGAGGAGTTGTTGGTGTCGCTTGATCCATCCAAGGCAAACCCCAAGAAGCTCCCAACCCCACCTCCAAAGAGGCGCCTGGGAATTAACATGCTTGATGGGAGGAACAAGCTAGTAGAGTACAGGCTGCCACCAAAGATTGAAAAGAAGGTGGTCAATGAACAGAGGTACGTCCCAGACACAAGATATGTGCTCCATGACATTGATCAGGAGGCCAAGGAACAGGCATTGCTGTACCACAGTGAGAGGCTGGCAATCGCTTATGGTCTGATTAGCACCCCAGCAAGGACTCCACTTCGCATCATTAAAAACCTGAGGATATGTGGGGACTGCCACAATGCCATCAAGATCATGTCAAGGATCGTTGGGAGAGAGCTCATTGTGAGGGACAATAAGAGGTTCCACCATTTCAAGGATGGAAAATGCTCCTGTGGAGATTATTGGTGA